In Rosa chinensis cultivar Old Blush chromosome 1, RchiOBHm-V2, whole genome shotgun sequence, a genomic segment contains:
- the LOC112182295 gene encoding disease resistance protein RPV1: MALIRADHEASSSNTSHSRCSYHVFLSFRGEETRNSFTDHLYSALVNAGFRTFRDEDELERGEGIRPELQKAIQQSRSSVIVISKDYASSGWCLDELVMILERKRTSDHVVLPIFYDIDPSHVRKQSGSIAIAFARHEKKQSLEKLNRWRAALTEVSDLAGMVLQNQADRHESKFIKKIVKVIEGKLCRIPLSVSPYLVGMQYQVENIISWLQDGSSDVSIYGISGIGGIGKTTIAQVVYNSFFRSFEGSSFLENIREVSEQPNGLVRLQQQLLADILKGRKVKVQSVSEGIIKIRDFISTKKVLLVLDDVDHLGQLDAVVGMRDCFCPGSKIIITTRHSGLLKASQVVKVHSVRTLNGAQSLELFSWHSFGQDHPVAGYVELSEGVVNHCGGLPLALQTLGSSLSGKTLDVWESALKKLNAIPNSEVLSKLRISYDSLQDDHDQNLFLHLACFFIGKDKDVVVKILDECDFYTIVGIQNLVDRCLVTINVNNVVSMHQMICDMGREIVRQESREPEKRSRLWHPKDSLKVLIREKKGSDTIEGLALNMYRYPVVLETNAFAGMHKLRLLQLGYVQLTGSCEELPKGLKWLCWLQFPLDSILISFPLESLVVLEMPCSSLRKLWRGTKHLPSLKILDLRHSHDLIKSGDFSLVPNLERLIFEDCSSLVDVHESVGNLEKLVYLNMRDCKSIVKLPKNICMLKVLETLIISGCSNLYEFPMEVGKMKYLKVLEADGISINRLVTTSGEAESWPGKSVDNFWACLSCTLVHLSLPHCNLSDDCFPSDAVNLYSLKSLDLSNNPICSLPDFVRGLKGLNSMLLWGCRDLKSLVRLPRVRTLDVHLCESLESVTFQSISCIPESIGLIAYKSQLVEIEYWFKLEAIEKVDLEMIKLLCLCNLESMERIWMHTPYNNAEVMMLPIQGLYEYGIFSTFLPTKGNDVPGQFSHTSKGSSRSMSFTVPAPLLPNQRIRGLNIFCVYANYDVDVRCIDPIIIRVNNKSKGLKWIYGPTCYGIPSSKDVVWLSHWKLGNRLEAGDEVTVTVFPFEPFQIKEWGFQVVHEQEGKISNQHKTTHPDDNDVIGKCCTDFSELYQVMPGTYFLCGGPMIYDRQSHVLQKGSVLFNHIIGDSDESAATKEAMRDRKNFCSRSGLVTITGAVSLICSPGRISKEGRNSQPKIKYTSLTQPKAPEMPESLGLAVTRDPDRPTPRNAVRSRSRSVTPAIPLSQRIWSVFRSLTRCSRSLESNARRP, encoded by the exons ATGGCTCTTATTAGAGCTGATCATGAAGCCTCCTCTTCAAACACATCTCATTCTCGATGTAGTTATCACGTTTTCTTGAGTTTCAGAGGTGAAGAAACTCGCAACAGTTTTACCGATCACCTCTACTCAGCCTTGGTCAACGCAGGATTTCGCACTTTCCGAGATGAGGATGAGCTCGAGAGAGGAGAAGGTATCCGGCCAGAACTACAGAAAGCAATCCAGCAGTCTCGAAGTTCTGTCATTGTGATTTCTAAAGACTACGCATCTTCAGGATGGTGCCTGGACGAGCTTGTCATGATACTTGAACGCAAGAGAACCTCCGATCATGTAGTTTTACCAATATTCTACGATATTGATCCATCCCATGTGAGGAAACAGAGTGGAAGTATTGCAATAGCATTTGCTAGACATGAGAAAAAACAATCTCTGGAGAAGTTGAATAGGTGGAGGGCAGCACTTACCGAAGTTTCAGATCTAGCAGGCATGGTGCTACAAAACCAAGCTGATAG GCATGAGTCGAAGTTTATAAAGAAAATTGTTAAAGTGATTGAAGGCAAACTTTGTCGCATCCCCTTAAGTGTTAGCCCTTACCTGGTCGGAATGCAGTATCAGGTTGAAAACATCATTTCATGGTTACAAGATGGATCATCTGATGTAAGCATATATGGAATTTCTGGGATTGGTGGTATTGGAAAGACAACCATTGCGCAAGTAGTTTATAACTCATTTTTCAGAAGTTTTGAAGGAAGCAGTTTCCTTGAAAACATCAGAGAAGTTTCAGAACAACCCAATGGCTTAGTTCGACTACAGCAGCAACTTCTTGCTGATATTTTGAAGGGAAGGAAAGTGAAAGTACAGAGTGTTAGTGAGGGAATAATTAAGATTAGAGATTTCATAAGCACCAAAAAAGTACTTCTTGTCCTCGATGATGTTGATCATCTAGGTCAGTTAGATGCAGTAGTTGGTATGAGAGATTGCTTTTGTCCAGGAAGTAAAATTATTATAACTACTAGGCATTCTGGGTTGTTAAAGGCTAGTCAAGTTGTTAAGGTGCATAGCGTTAGAACTTTAAATGGTGCTCAATCACTGGAGCTTTTTAGTTGGCATTCTTTTGGACAGGACCATCCAGTTGCAGGTTACGTCGAACTTTCAGAAGGGGTAGTTAACCACTGTGGAGGACTACCGTTAGCTCTTCAAACTTTGGGTTCTTCTTTATCGGGGAAAACGTTAGATGTATGGGAAAGTGCATTAAAGAAACTGAATGCTATTCCAAACAGTGAAGTCTTGAGCAAGCTTAGAATAAGCTACGACTCTTTACAAGATGACCATGATCAAAATTTGTTCCTCCATCTTGCTTGTTTCTTTATCGGAAAGGACAAGGATGTTGTGGTCAAAATATTAGATGAATGTGATTTTTACACAATTGTTGGTATTCAAAATCTTGTCGATAGATGTTTGGTAACAATCAATGTAAATAATGTGGTGAGCATGCATCAAATGATTTGTGACATGGGAAGAGAAATTGTTCGACAAGAATCAAGGGAGCCGGAGAAACGCAGTCGATTATGGCATCCCAAAGATTCCTTGAAAGTACTgataagagaaaagaaa GGTTCAGACACAATTGAAGGTCTTGCCCTGAACATGTACCGGTACCCTGTCGTCTTGGAAACCAATGCATTTGCAGGGATGCACAAACTGAGATTACTCCAACTTGGTTATGTACAACTGactggaagttgtgaagaactTCCCAAGGGGTTGAAATGGTTGTGCTGGCTTCAGTTTCCGTTGGATTCTATACTCATCAGTTTTCCTTTGGAAAGCCTGGTCGTTCTAGAAATGCCTTGCAGTAGCTTGAGAAAACTCTGGCGGGGAACAAAG CATCTTCCATCTTTGAAGATCCTTGATCTCCGCCATTCCCATGACCTGATAAAAAGCGGTGACTTCTCATTGGTCCCCAATCTAGAGAGACTGATATTTGAAGATTGTTCAAGCTTGGTTGATGTCCATGAATCTGTTGGAAACTTAGAGAAGCTCGTATACTTGAACATGAGGGATTGCAAAAGTATTGTCAAACTTCCAAAGAACATTTGTATGCTGAAAGTACTAGAGACACTTATTATATCCGGTTGCTCAAATCTTTATGAGTTTCCAATGGAGGTTGGGAAGATGAAATATCTGAAAGTTCTTGAAGCAGATGGAATTTCAATAAATCGATTAGTCACAACTTCTGGGGAAGCCGAATCATGGCCAGGAAAAAGTGTTGATAACTTTTGGGCTTGTTTGTCCTGCACTTTAGTTCATTTAAGTCTTCCACATTGCAATCTTTCTGATGATTGTTTTCCTTCTGATGCTGTTAACTTATACTCATTGAAGAGTTTGGATCTCAGCAATAATCCAATTTGTAGCTTACCAGATTTCGTCAGAGGCCTTAAAGGGCTCAATTCAATGTTACTTTGGGGGTGCAGAGATCTCAAATCACTTGTAAGGTTACCAAGAGTAAGAACTTTGGATGTCCACTTGTGTGAATCCTTGGAAAGTGTAACGTTTCAATCGATATCGTGCATACCAGAGTCAATAGGCTTGATTGCTTACAAGTCCCAACTAGTTGAGATTGAGTACTGGTTCAAGTTAGAAGCCATTGAAAAAGTGGATTTAGAAATGATCAAGCTTTTGTGTTTGTGCAACTTGGAATCCATGGAACGCATTTGGATGCACACCCCATATAACAACGCTGAAGTGATGATGCTTCCCATCCag GGACTGTATGAATATGGTATATTTAGCACATTTCTTCCTACAAAGGGAAACGACGTTCCAGGGCAGTTCAGCCATACAAGTAAAGGGTCATCACGTTCAATGTCCTTTACTGTGCCTGCACCTTTACTTCCTAATCAAAGGATCCGAGGCTTGAACATCTTCTGTGTATATGCAAACTACGATGTTGATGTCAGGTGCATTGATCCAATAATAATTAGAGTCAATAATAAGAGCAAAGGTCTGAAGTGGATCTATGGACCAACATGTTACGGCATTCCAAGCAGCAAAGATGTGGTATGGTTAAGCCATTGGAAGTTGGGAAATCGATTGGAAGCTGGCGATGAAGTTACTGTTACAGTATTTCCATTTGAACCATTCCAGATAAAAGAGTGGGGCTTCCAGGTTGTGCATGAGCAAGAAGGCAAAATAAGTAACCAACACAAGACCACACATCCAGATGATAATGACGTTATTGGTAAATGTTGTACAGATTTTTCGGAATTATACCAGGTGATGCCgggaacatacttcctctgcgGTGGACCTATGATATATGATAGACAGTCACATGTATTACAAAAAGGGTCAGTTTTGTTCAATCACATTATTGGAGATTCTGATGAAAGTGCAG CAACAAAAGAAGCAATGAGAGACCGAAAAAATTTCTGCAGTCGGAGTGGGCTTGTTACCATTACTGGTGCTGTGTCTTTGATTTGCAGTCCAGGCCGCATTTCAAAAGAAGGAAGGAACTCCCAGCCAAAAATTAAATACACGAGTTTAACCCAGCCAAAAGCTCCAGAGATGCCGGAATCGCTCGGTTTGGCGGTGACCCGCGATCCCGATCGCCCGACCCCCCGCAACGCGGTACGATCGCGATCCAGATCGGTAACTCCAGCGATCCCATTGTCTCAGCGCATCTGGTCTGTGTTTCGGTCACTGACTCGATGCTCTCGAAGCCTAGAATCCAACGCACGGAGGCCATGA